TTTAATTCTCGATGATGAGGAATAGTTGTTCTAGCTTTAGTTTCTGGATTAAACCAAATTTCATGATCTCCTTTTGCACTTCGATAAAACTGAAATCCTAGTTTTTTCATTTTTTTGGTTACTTGTAAGTAAGAAAAACCCGATAATCTACCCATCAAACCTCCAAAATTAAAGGATATTCAAATGTAGAAGGAAAATCTTGAATATTTGAGTTAATATGATTATGTTCTTTTTCTAATTCCCAGAGAATTTCTGCCACATCTTGTGCAATTTCAATGACTTCTGCAATAGTTTTTCCTTCTGCCACTAATCCTTGTAAATCTTCACTGGTGGCGATGAAATATTCTTCTTCTTTTTCCACTAATTTTTCAATGGTTAATTTGATTAATTTTTTCATTTTTCATCTATATTCTCATTGTTTTTCATAGAGTATACTCCGATCATCTTAACAGATTGCTTAGAGCCGTAGAAAGGTGATGATATACTCAATAAAAATATACCTTAGTTCAATTCATTGAACGATAAACCGTTAGCCTTGTAATTCATTGCAAGGCAGGTGGTGTTTAGATGGGATTTGGTGTTAAGGGGCGATTATGAAGAGGTAGGGTGCGCTGGATGTTGTAAGGGGCGCCGGTTGGTGTGATGATTCTCTTAGTTCAATTTATTGAACGTGAAATCATTAGCCATGAAATTTATTTCATGGTGGGATAATGGTAATAATCGACTATCGTTTAATACCGCCTCGTAATGAATTCCGAGGCTACGGATTTTTAGTTTAATGAATTAAACTCATGGATGTTGCAAGGGGCGCTGAAGCATACTGATAAATCTCTAACTGAGACTATTATTAATTAAAATTCTCTCCCAAGTTAGTTGTTTCGTTTCTGGGTAATGATGCCATCGGATTAAATTCGCTTTTTGCCCCACTGTGAGGGTTGGCATTTTCATGGCTTTTCGGGGTGCATCAGTAACAAGGCCGATCGCCCTTTCAACAGTACAAATGTCCCAATTTATTAAATTTTGAGCGCCAACGAATAGAGGTAGGGTTGTACCCGATAACGTGCCATCGGGAAGGGTAGCGGTACCATTTTTTACCTCTATAGTACGTTCATCCCAAGGGTATATGCCATCATCTAAGCCGATGGGTGCAAGGGCATCACTAACTAAAAATATCCCTGCATCATAGTTACTGGCTTGTAAAATGACTTTTAACATGGTGGGTGAAACATGTTTACCATCAGCAATCAAACCGCAATAAACACCGCTACGGGCGATCGCCTCTCCTAACATCCCTGGTTCTCGGTGGTGTAAACTGGGCATAGCATTAAAAGCGTGGGTTACCATAGATGCCCCTTGCTCAAAAGCTCGTTTTGCCTCCTTTGCCGTCGCCATAGAGTGTCCCAAACTAACAATCACCCCCAAATCAGTTAAATAGGGAATTACATCCCCTTGGGTGTCTAATTCTGGAGCAAGAGTAATAATTTTGATGATGTTTTCATAATTATTGAAAACTTTTTTTACGTTTTCTAAATTTAAAGATAATAAATATTCTTCGGGATGAGCTCCTTTTTTATCTTTATTTAAAAATGGGCCTTCTAGGTGAACTCCTAATATTTCTGCTTCATTATCCTTTTTTTTAGACTGTTTAAATACTTTAATTACTTCTAAAGATTGATGAATTTTTTCTACCGAAGTTGTCACAATAGTTGGCATAAATTCATCTACTCCCACTGACCATAAATAGGCACAAATTTGGTGGAGTTTTTCTAAATCATTTAATGCTAAATCGGGAAATGCTAAACCCAGTCCGCCGTTAATTTGTAGATCTAAGCCACCAAGGGAAATATAATCTCCCTCCATATCGATATAGTTTAAAATGGTCTGTTCTGTTTGGCTTTGTTCTTCACTCTTACTAATATGGGTAATTTTATGGTTATTAATGGTGATATTTTTTAAGGTAGATTCACCAATGATACGACAATTAATTAAATTAATCATAGTTATTATAATTACTAAAAAAAGAATCAATAAAAATGGTTATAAAAGTTTATTTAAAACAATAAAATTAAAAAAAATCTGGTTATAAAATCAAAAAACTGTGGTAGGATGATAACAACCTCATACGGGGAGGTCATGGTTCACAACCCATATTGTTATAGTGAGATAATATAAATGATTGAAATGAAAGTAGCGGCGATCGCCCTTGATGCAGTAAGTCGTAGCCCCATCGTACTACTAAAAGACGCTACCGAGCGCCGTGCTTTGCCTATCTACATCGGTCAAGATCAAGCCAGATCAATCATTGCAGCCCTGGAGCAACAACCAACCCCCCGCCCCCTTACCCATGATTTAATGTTAAATATGTTCCATACTTGGAATATTAAACTAGATCGAGTGGTAATTAATGCCCTTGAGGATAACACCTTTTATGCCCTTCTCTGTACAAAAATGGGTAAGAAGGAAAAAAACATCGATTGTCGCCCCAGTGATGCCATTGCCATCGCCGTGAGGGAAGGTTGCCCCATTTGGGTAATGGAAGAGGTGGTTTTAGATGCCTCCATTCCTGTGGATAGGGAAGCCGATGAGAAAGAAATGGAGGCTTTTCGAGAATTTGTGGCAGAATTAAGCCCTGAGGAGTTGATTCGCCGCGCCCGAAAAACCCTAGAGGAGTAATTGATAATGGACAATGGACA
The genomic region above belongs to Cyanobacterium stanieri LEGE 03274 and contains:
- a CDS encoding bifunctional nuclease family protein yields the protein MIEMKVAAIALDAVSRSPIVLLKDATERRALPIYIGQDQARSIIAALEQQPTPRPLTHDLMLNMFHTWNIKLDRVVINALEDNTFYALLCTKMGKKEKNIDCRPSDAIAIAVREGCPIWVMEEVVLDASIPVDREADEKEMEAFREFVAELSPEELIRRARKTLEE
- a CDS encoding DUF1902 domain-containing protein; the protein is MKKLIKLTIEKLVEKEEEYFIATSEDLQGLVAEGKTIAEVIEIAQDVAEILWELEKEHNHINSNIQDFPSTFEYPLILEV
- the nagA gene encoding N-acetylglucosamine-6-phosphate deacetylase, whose translation is MINLINCRIIGESTLKNITINNHKITHISKSEEQSQTEQTILNYIDMEGDYISLGGLDLQINGGLGLAFPDLALNDLEKLHQICAYLWSVGVDEFMPTIVTTSVEKIHQSLEVIKVFKQSKKKDNEAEILGVHLEGPFLNKDKKGAHPEEYLLSLNLENVKKVFNNYENIIKIITLAPELDTQGDVIPYLTDLGVIVSLGHSMATAKEAKRAFEQGASMVTHAFNAMPSLHHREPGMLGEAIARSGVYCGLIADGKHVSPTMLKVILQASNYDAGIFLVSDALAPIGLDDGIYPWDERTIEVKNGTATLPDGTLSGTTLPLFVGAQNLINWDICTVERAIGLVTDAPRKAMKMPTLTVGQKANLIRWHHYPETKQLTWERILINNSLS
- a CDS encoding type II toxin-antitoxin system HicA family toxin translates to MGRLSGFSYLQVTKKMKKLGFQFYRSAKGDHEIWFNPETKARTTIPHHRELKEGTLRNILKQANIDVDTFLNS